In the Besnoitia besnoiti strain Bb-Ger1 chromosome IX, whole genome shotgun sequence genome, ATGAAGATCGTCCATGAGAACGATACATCACCAATATGACCGAAAGCCTCCAACACCGCGTCGCCAAAATCACAGAACGTTGGCATCAGCCAGTTGGCGTCAGCTGACGTACGAGCGTTCCGTCTCAACGTGCCAATTTCGCCGTGAATCATCGCTTCATGTattccgcctccgcaggaTTCATCGACGCATACATTGCCGTAGCACCTCCCGCTCCATACATACTTGCCGGAGGCAACACTCCGGTCGCCACCCCAGCCGGCCGCGCTCCGGGGGTTCCACGGTCGCCAGAACTCGCATTAGGGAGGAAAGGAAGAGGCACTGGGGCCTGAATGGAAGGAAGCCCTGGCAGGGGTGGAGGAATCACATTTAGGCCCGGGTCTTCCTGAGCGGCCGACGCACTGTTATCCTCAGGCTTCTTCCGTTTATCTTGTGGCTTTGCccacgcgacgcgcagcttcACACCCTTTATCATGAGGTTCGCATGCATTTGCTtcaccgcctcctctgccgaaCTTCGCTCCGCATAACAGAGGAAAGCAAACTGTTGCCCTCTGTACATCTTTATAGACAGAAGTTCCCCAAAGGCATAAAACGAGTCGCGCAGATCTTGTTCGGTGATTTCCTTCGTGAGTCCTCCAACAAACACTGTAGTGATAGACGTGTCTGCTGGTGGTGTTACGCTCTCGGCGTTCGGTTTGCTCGCCGCCTGTCGCAGGACTTTTTCTGCAACAGGGTCATCCTGTCCAGTGTACCTACAAAACGCAGACACACGGGCCACCCCGCAGTCGAAAATTGCATCGCCCCGCAGAACGCAGAGGACTCAGCCACAGCAAAATCAACCTAATACGGACGAATGAAGTGAATGGAAATGATGCGCACCTGTCCCGGAGATTTTGATTTGCAAGTGACGGGTCATGGTTAACTTCTTGATGAAGGTACGGGCactcgtcgcctctcctgcATTCGCCCCGTTGCCAGAATGTACAAACTCTTGGGGCATTACGCCGGTAATACGGGTGGGTCCGAGCCAGTGCCCGCAGTCTCGCTTCAGGTTCCTCAAGCTTCCCATAAGGAAGCTGATCAGCAGCCTTCTCTAGCCGGCTGGCCATATAGTCACGATTCAGCGGGTGGTCAGGGAGGTCCACTTTCGCGCCTTCCAAAATCTTGTCTCGAACCTGCACTGGGAGCCCGTACTGGAGATCGAACACGCACGTCTGGCAAACGTTTTTGAGCTTCGCGCACGTCTGGCATATAACTGTTGACTTATAGCGGGCTTTTGGACCGGGTTTCCACCTGAAATGAAGACGAACCGCACACATGCATGTTACAATTCATATAATCCTTGCGCCACAGCATGACTGGAACTTGACGGTGCTGCGCCGCAGTGCCTCGACGTGGGCACCAAAGCACAACCGCTACAGTACATGCCAGTTGAAATTCCTGTGTTATTCTACCGATAGTAATCATAGTTAGTAATCATGCGTAtatcctccctctcccccgacccccccccccccccgccccccgcccctccccctcgaAAATGGCGCAGCACTGCTACGTGAAGGCGGAACTACAACAACAGCAACGAGCGCTCGCACGACACCACGAAGAATGCAGAGCTAGTTAACTGCTTACCGAAAGGCCGTGTACGGCCTTGTGCAGACCCGGCATTCTTTGCCTTCCCTGTTTCTTTGCATACGAACGTAAGGATTGTCACCCAGGCATGTCTCACACAAGATCGGGAAGTCCGTCTGCTCCTGCGTCCTCCCCGTGAAGTCATGGGCAATGCCGAAGCCGCTCTTCTCCAGCCCTGACATCGTTGAAGAGGCTGGGAAAATGTTTCCGCAAAGAAAATGCCTCGTGGAACTGTTTTATCTCTAGGTGGGCGACAATGATGCGACGGCGGTGAGTAGGAGTGCCAAGAATTCGCGAACTACCACCGTTGTCCTCGCATGCCCGGGACAATAATCCGCGGAGGGTTCCGCGGTATGTTAATCCCCGCGAATTATTTGCCACTGCCGAAGATCTTCGGCGTAACAGACTTGACGATTTGAGCCGAACACCCGGACTTTTTTAGGCCGTGCCAAGTGGTGATCAAGGCGTCGACAAAATGACTTGgggatgttgcatgcagtAGCAGCAGCATCGCTGCCCGCCTGCTCAATGTagttcgcgcgccgctgaagCAACTACGGCGGCGACTTGGCTTGATCTGACCCGGTTGAAAGGAGGTCAGCAGTCATCTGGGCACATATCGCGGCTTCCGCTCATCCTTGCCCGCCGCTGTACACTTTTTTGTTGGCCGTGCCCTTCCTGAGCAAGGCAATTCCGGTCGAAATGAGCGCCGCAGAACAAAGCGAGACACCTAGGAAAGGCGAGCCTCGTGGCCCAGTCAAAACGCTAGCTAACTGCTGGGACCGCACGCGAATTCAGTCTCCTCCTCCCAGCCGAGGAGTTCGAAGCAGAACGAAGCATGGTGCTTCTGTGGGCGGgtcgtctctccctctgctcAAAGCGTTGTCACTTCAAGAGGCCAAAAAAGGTGACAGAGAAACGTCCCAGCGCCCAGATGCACCGGCCACTGTTGACCAGTTAGGAGGTCTCCAATCGTGTCCTGTTGCACTAGACAGTACGGAGAACCGTTGCTCGCGCTGTCTGCATTGCAAACCGATAAGAACGTACGATCTGTGCCCCGGACTGAGCGAGCCTTTGAGAAAGACCCTCAATCTTGGATTGCAGAAGTGCTGCAGCTATATCctgcaggagcgcgaggGACAAAGCCCTGCCCCGGACTTCGAGGGAATCCTTCAGAGATTCGACATGGCAGTTCAGGTAGGTGGACCGGGGGTTCTCTCGTGGATTTACCGGTGATTGCGTGGCACGACATCATTGCGGAGCTTCTGTATTGTGTCTGATTGCGCATATGCAGTATGGCCCCTGTTGCGGTCTTACGAGGTCAGAGAGGTGGTATCGAGCAACGGAACTGGGTCTGAGACCTCCACCAGAGGTGAAACAGGCGATAGAAGTCACCCGAAGTGATATCTCCATATTTGATCAACGACTGGCCAAGTTTGGTGTCACAAACCCAGACCGGTGGGTGAAATAGGGTGGCAAACCGTGGAGGGTCGCTCGGCAGCCGTCTTCTTATCCGGCCTATCAGTTCCTTTGAGTTGagccagaagccatgtgCGTACCCTCCCAGAACCGTGTATCGTATGTTGTAGGGCTCTGTGTCGCGTGTCCTTTGAGGCTCTCACTTAATGAGCAGTCGTCGACTCTACTGGTCTGCGCAAGCAGGGTGTCGGCAGGCGCTAGTGGAAAGGAACTGCCGTTCTCTGAGGATTATCGGACACAAAATTGGTAGGCGAGTTGCACTATGTTTTGATGGCATCCGCAACAACAGTTCGCGGCACATAAGGACGAAAATGCATTCAACTTGTCCAACTAGTTGAAGGACAACTCCGGAGAGCGACAAAAAACAGTTTTCTTCTTACTGATTCCGCAGCTATGTGATCCGGGTCATGAGAGTGCCCTCTCTAGATGTAGTACGCATGATCGCCGCCCTCAAAGAAGTCAAGAACCAGTGGTGTATCGACAACGCCGATGTCCCCGAAGATTCGTAGAAACCGCTCATTGAGTTTCGTGACTCGGAGCACGCTTCCTTGCATTTGGCGTAGGCGACTGTCTGAAACGTATTTTGTCACGCGTTATGCGAGAAGAAATTGACGTTGCGAATAAGTGCTACATGGCGAAGCAGTTGGTGACGTTCCCTTCTGCATGTCAGAGGCATCCTTTTTGTACAGATCCGCATGTTACACATGGTTCTTCACGTAGTGACGTGGTCGTTTCCTTTTCTGATAAGGACGCATCTGTGGCTCGTGCCTATGGACTTTGCCCGCGGGTGAGCAGGGCAAAAATTATGGACGAGGCAACGAACATGCTTTACACGGCTGTTGTGCTCAACTTGAGAAACGAAGACGACTGCTTTTTAGAGATATGCCGCGTCGTTATAAAGTAGGtagtttttcttcttcactcCCTGAAATGGTATCAGTGGCAGCCGTCAGGCAGTGGAGCCCACAGGGTTAGGCGCTCTACTCAAATTTCCTTCCGCTGGCTCATATTTTTAATTGCCTGGCGTGTTGCAGAGGAAGTCGTCGAAACCGTCAACTTTCCACGCAGTTTCATTCTGTACAGTCCCAGAAAGGTGAAAGCAGATGCTACTGCATTCATTATGGAATCCGTTTATGCCGGGCACCAGTTGGACGCTAGGGCGATCCGACAGGAGGGCGTCGATCTGAGGTCAGCAGCATGAAACGCTGTTCACGACCACGATCGAGTCAGGCGTGCCTCTGTGGAACAGAATTTTTTCGCAGATTCAAGTTGCAGCGAGGATCCCTGAG is a window encoding:
- a CDS encoding zinc finger protein (encoded by transcript BESB_012250); the protein is MSGLEKSGFGIAHDFTGRTQEQTDFPILCETCLGDNPYVRMQRNREGKECRVCTRPYTAFRWKPGPKARYKSTVICQTCAKLKNVCQTCVFDLQYGLPVQVRDKILEGAKVDLPDHPLNRDYMASRLEKAADQLPYGKLEEPEARLRALARTHPYYRRNAPRVCTFWQRGECRRGDECPYLHQEVNHDPSLANQNLRDRYTGQDDPVAEKVLRQAASKPNAESVTPPADTSITTVFVGGLTKEITEQDLRDSFYAFGELLSIKMYRGQQFAFLCYAERSSAEEAVKQMHANLMIKGVKLRVAWAKPQDKRKKPEDNSASAAQEDPGLNVIPPPLPGLPSIQAPVPLPFLPNASSGDRGTPGARPAGVATGVLPPASMYGAGGATAMYASMNPAEAEYMKR